A single window of Desulfovibrio sp. G11 DNA harbors:
- the ruvB gene encoding Holliday junction branch migration DNA helicase RuvB — MAETCQPQGAVNIDESVRPRSLEDFIGQDDLRANLRVYLDAARERGKALDHTLFYGNPGLGKTTLAQIMATELGVNLVCTSGPVLERSGDLAAILTNLGSHDILFVDEIHRMPIAVEEVLYPAMEDFKLDLVIGQGPAARTVKIDLEPFTLVGATTRMGLISSPLRDRFGIVARLEYYSSADLARVVQRTARILGVTITPDGAEEIGRRSRGTPRIANRLLRRVRDFALVHGNGQVNGHEASVALKRMDVDEHGLDQMDRKLLEVLIKHYDGGPVGIKTLAVACSEEVRTIEDIYEPYLIQCGFLKRTPRGRMATARAYTHLKLLLS; from the coding sequence ATGGCGGAAACTTGTCAGCCCCAGGGGGCCGTCAATATTGATGAAAGCGTACGGCCGCGCAGTCTGGAAGATTTTATCGGTCAGGATGACCTGCGGGCCAACCTACGCGTCTACTTAGACGCTGCCCGTGAGCGTGGCAAAGCGCTTGATCATACGCTTTTTTACGGCAACCCCGGCTTGGGCAAGACTACGCTTGCCCAGATCATGGCCACGGAGCTTGGCGTCAACCTTGTGTGTACTTCAGGGCCGGTGCTTGAACGCAGTGGCGATTTAGCCGCTATTCTCACAAATCTTGGCAGCCACGATATTCTTTTTGTTGATGAAATTCATCGCATGCCCATCGCGGTTGAAGAAGTGCTGTATCCGGCCATGGAGGACTTCAAGCTTGATCTGGTTATCGGTCAGGGACCAGCGGCCCGCACCGTGAAGATTGACCTTGAACCCTTTACCCTGGTGGGAGCCACCACGCGCATGGGGCTTATTTCTTCCCCTTTGCGCGACCGTTTCGGTATTGTGGCACGGCTTGAGTATTACAGTTCGGCTGATCTGGCCCGGGTGGTGCAGCGAACCGCCCGCATTCTCGGTGTGACCATCACGCCTGATGGTGCGGAGGAAATAGGGCGCCGTTCACGTGGCACGCCGCGTATTGCCAACCGACTGCTGCGTCGCGTACGAGATTTTGCTCTTGTGCACGGCAACGGGCAGGTGAACGGACATGAAGCCTCCGTTGCGCTCAAGCGCATGGACGTGGATGAGCACGGTCTGGATCAGATGGACCGTAAACTCTTGGAAGTACTTATTAAACACTATGATGGCGGCCCGGTAGGCATAAAAACGCTGGCGGTCGCCTGTTCTGAAGAAGTGCGCACAATTGAAGATATTTATGAACCGTACCTTATCCAGTGCGGTTTTCTCAAACGTACTCCGCGTGGCCGTATGGCCACCGCACGGGCTTATACCCACCTGAAATTGCTGCTTTCCTGA
- a CDS encoding ACT domain-containing protein — protein MILQVLPGEFSICKVSDMSAVDLTVQWLFVSKTDAELSVVCLREDVPRPCEVREDGWRAFRVAGQLDFCLTGVLAGLSTVLAQAGVSIFAVSTFDTDYVLVKQDRLATALMVLETAGYGVENNSA, from the coding sequence ATGATACTTCAGGTGTTGCCGGGCGAGTTTTCTATCTGCAAAGTGTCCGACATGTCGGCAGTGGACCTGACAGTCCAGTGGCTTTTTGTGAGTAAAACGGATGCCGAGCTTTCTGTGGTCTGCTTGCGGGAAGATGTCCCCCGACCGTGTGAGGTGCGCGAAGACGGCTGGCGGGCGTTTCGTGTGGCTGGACAGCTGGACTTCTGCCTTACAGGGGTACTGGCTGGCCTGTCGACGGTGTTGGCCCAGGCCGGGGTCAGTATTTTTGCGGTGTCTACTTTTGATACCGACTATGTGCTGGTAAAGCAGGACCGGCTGGCCACGGCCCTCATGGTTCTTGAAACGGCGGGGTATGGCGTTGAGAATAATTCAGCCTGA
- a CDS encoding heavy metal translocating P-type ATPase, with product MSHCSAKDHNHSNGHSCACNSTTGTLAPIPTPDTQNCASSSAGPAAPCGTTEEEEQHGCGCSSCGCHDHSHEHGSGDERRELVIMGISAVLFGIGMVADEAMARYVPNWLVIAVFYALPYFLCGYDVLHLGLRSIVKKDFFNEFTLMGGATIAAIALGQLPEAVGVMLFYRIGEFVQERAAGHSRRSVKALLAARPSTAHEMLDDGTTRDVQPEDLGPGSHILVRPGEKIPLDGTVLEGNSQVDTSPLTGESVPLLLKPGSRALAGTINLNGAIRMEVTAPFAESSIARILEMVENAAARKAPTERFITRMARWYTPAVTGLALLVAVVPPIIGLGDFSQWLYRALVLLVISCPCALLISIPLGYFGGIGAASRRGILIKGGAVLDKLRDIRVAALDKTGTLTEGVFEVNAVLPALGTDSTELLQAAALAESRSNHPIARSVIRAAEHANIVTDDSTITAMREIPGKGVEATTYDTTLLAGNAALMEANGIAPQAVDMPGSIVQVARNGRLLGALVVADRLKSQSPEAIEQLRHLGVNTIAMLTGDREEQALPVAQRLGLDVLKAGLLPEGKAEALESLGPVENTIFVGDGINDAPVLATAGVGVAMGGLGSEAAIETADVVILDDNPARLPELLRIARRTRTIVWQNIIMALGIKSLFMGLGIVGLSGLWEAVFADVGVALMAVLNAARAGKIEQ from the coding sequence ATGAGCCATTGCTCCGCAAAAGACCATAACCACAGCAATGGGCACTCTTGTGCCTGCAATTCGACTACCGGCACACTTGCCCCCATACCCACTCCGGATACTCAGAACTGCGCCAGCTCATCCGCCGGACCTGCCGCGCCCTGCGGGACGACAGAAGAGGAAGAGCAACACGGTTGCGGCTGCAGTTCGTGCGGCTGCCATGATCACTCGCATGAGCACGGCTCTGGTGATGAACGCCGCGAACTTGTCATTATGGGTATATCAGCAGTGCTTTTCGGCATTGGAATGGTGGCCGACGAGGCCATGGCGCGGTATGTTCCCAACTGGCTGGTCATTGCCGTATTTTATGCCCTGCCGTATTTTCTTTGCGGCTATGACGTGTTGCACCTTGGCTTGCGCAGCATTGTTAAAAAAGACTTTTTTAATGAGTTTACCCTGATGGGGGGAGCAACCATTGCGGCCATCGCTCTTGGACAATTGCCTGAAGCCGTAGGGGTAATGCTCTTCTACCGCATCGGCGAGTTTGTGCAGGAGCGGGCGGCGGGGCATTCGCGTCGTTCGGTCAAGGCGCTTCTGGCGGCACGCCCGAGCACCGCCCATGAAATGCTTGATGACGGCACTACGCGGGACGTCCAGCCAGAAGATCTTGGCCCCGGCAGCCACATCCTTGTACGCCCCGGCGAAAAAATCCCGCTTGACGGTACCGTGCTTGAAGGCAACTCGCAAGTGGATACCTCGCCTCTCACGGGTGAATCCGTGCCGCTTCTTCTGAAGCCCGGCAGTCGCGCTCTTGCAGGCACTATCAATCTTAATGGTGCGATCCGCATGGAAGTGACTGCGCCTTTTGCCGAGTCATCCATCGCGCGAATTCTGGAAATGGTGGAAAACGCAGCTGCGCGTAAAGCTCCTACCGAACGCTTCATCACCCGCATGGCTCGCTGGTATACCCCTGCCGTAACCGGCCTTGCCCTGCTTGTAGCTGTGGTGCCGCCCATTATAGGGCTGGGTGATTTTTCACAGTGGCTTTACCGTGCTCTGGTGCTTCTGGTGATTTCCTGCCCCTGCGCCCTGCTCATATCCATCCCGCTCGGCTACTTTGGCGGCATAGGAGCAGCATCCCGCCGGGGGATACTCATCAAGGGCGGCGCTGTGCTGGACAAGCTGCGTGATATCCGCGTGGCAGCTCTGGACAAAACCGGCACTCTTACCGAAGGAGTATTTGAAGTCAACGCCGTACTGCCGGCCCTTGGAACGGACTCCACTGAGCTGTTGCAGGCTGCTGCCCTGGCCGAAAGCCGTTCGAACCACCCCATTGCCCGCTCTGTAATCAGAGCTGCGGAACATGCCAATATCGTTACCGATGATTCGACCATCACGGCGATGCGTGAAATTCCCGGTAAAGGTGTTGAGGCAACCACATACGACACTACCCTTCTGGCCGGAAATGCCGCCCTCATGGAAGCCAACGGCATTGCACCACAAGCAGTAGACATGCCCGGCAGTATTGTTCAGGTGGCTCGCAACGGCCGCCTGCTTGGCGCACTCGTGGTTGCTGACCGCCTCAAATCACAATCGCCTGAAGCCATTGAACAACTGCGGCATCTGGGAGTGAATACCATAGCCATGCTGACTGGCGACCGTGAAGAGCAGGCCCTTCCTGTGGCCCAGAGGCTCGGCCTGGATGTTCTCAAGGCAGGGTTGCTGCCCGAAGGAAAAGCCGAGGCCCTTGAATCTCTTGGCCCGGTAGAAAACACCATCTTTGTGGGAGACGGCATCAACGATGCTCCTGTTCTGGCCACAGCGGGGGTGGGGGTCGCCATGGGTGGACTTGGCTCGGAAGCGGCCATTGAAACTGCTGATGTTGTGATTCTTGACGACAATCCCGCACGCCTGCCCGAACTGCTGCGCATTGCCCGCCGCACACGCACCATTGTGTGGCAGAACATTATTATGGCTCTCGGCATCAAGAGCCTGTTCATGGGGCTTGGCATCGTGGGCCTTTCCGGCCTGTGGGAAGCCGTATTCGCAGACGTGGGCGTAGCTCTTATGGCCGTGCTCAACGCAGCGCGCGCCGGAAAGATTGAACAATAA
- a CDS encoding ArsR/SmtB family transcription factor, translating into MFNFITTVRALGDENRARILMALRLRTLCVCEITTLLGLAASTTSKHLFLLRQARLIESIKKGRWVYYRLPQNPSPSIRAALAWTMNELAESPQIAQDEAALRGITHNAGIHDFLKSKHIRVPADEIDGSDDTDAAPGTDTDSATN; encoded by the coding sequence ATGTTCAACTTCATAACCACGGTACGCGCTCTTGGCGATGAAAATCGTGCGCGCATCCTTATGGCACTGCGCTTGCGCACCCTGTGCGTATGCGAAATTACGACCCTTCTTGGCCTTGCAGCGTCCACTACCTCCAAGCACTTGTTTCTGCTACGCCAGGCACGGCTTATCGAGAGCATTAAAAAGGGGCGATGGGTTTATTATCGGTTGCCGCAAAACCCATCACCAAGCATTCGCGCTGCTCTGGCGTGGACCATGAACGAACTGGCAGAAAGCCCGCAAATCGCCCAAGACGAAGCGGCGTTGCGCGGCATTACGCATAATGCCGGAATCCACGATTTTCTGAAAAGCAAGCACATCCGCGTTCCTGCAGATGAAATTGACGGCAGTGATGATACCGATGCTGCCCCCGGGACCGACACGGACTCCGCCACTAACTAA
- a CDS encoding IS256 family transposase encodes MIAVDEEELRTHVSEVVRQSVEETLNGLLDAEADTLCQARRYERNADRASTRAGHYERNLQTKAGTVQLKVPKLRHMPFETAIIERYRRRESSVEEALVEMYLAGVSVRRVEDITEALWGSRVSPSTISDLNQKIFERVEEWRNRPLEPKSPYIFVDGIWLKRSWGGEVQNVSVLVAIGVSTSGFREILGVAEGSREDAESWRQFLRYLRERGLEQIDLVVSDKSLGFLEALGEFYPDAKWQRCVVHFYRNVLHAVPRGKAKEVALMLKAVHAQEDKEAARRKSVEVISKLRAQRLEKAARIVESGCDETLSYYDFPVAHWRHIRTNNPLERLNREIRRRTRVVGSFPDGHAALMLVAARLRYMAGQKWGTQRYMNMNQEILA; translated from the coding sequence GTGATTGCTGTCGATGAAGAAGAATTGCGGACACACGTTTCCGAGGTTGTGCGCCAAAGTGTCGAGGAGACCTTGAATGGCCTGCTTGATGCGGAAGCTGACACGCTCTGCCAGGCCCGACGCTATGAGCGTAATGCCGATCGAGCCAGCACCCGCGCTGGTCATTATGAGCGGAATTTGCAGACCAAGGCTGGCACGGTTCAGCTTAAGGTTCCCAAGCTGCGACACATGCCGTTTGAAACCGCGATAATCGAACGGTATCGTCGCCGGGAAAGTTCAGTGGAAGAAGCCTTGGTAGAGATGTACTTGGCAGGCGTGTCAGTGCGTCGGGTCGAGGACATTACCGAGGCTCTTTGGGGCAGTCGAGTCAGTCCAAGCACAATAAGCGACTTGAATCAAAAGATTTTTGAGCGGGTTGAGGAATGGCGCAATCGACCACTTGAGCCGAAATCCCCGTACATTTTTGTGGATGGAATATGGCTGAAACGCTCTTGGGGCGGTGAAGTTCAAAACGTATCTGTGCTAGTAGCCATTGGCGTGAGTACCAGCGGCTTCCGTGAAATTCTCGGCGTGGCAGAAGGATCACGTGAGGATGCAGAAAGCTGGCGGCAATTTCTTCGGTATCTCCGAGAGCGTGGTCTTGAACAGATAGACCTCGTTGTATCTGATAAAAGTCTTGGCTTTCTGGAGGCGCTAGGAGAATTTTACCCTGATGCCAAATGGCAGCGTTGCGTGGTGCATTTTTATCGCAACGTACTGCATGCGGTTCCTCGCGGTAAAGCCAAAGAAGTTGCTTTGATGCTCAAAGCTGTTCATGCCCAAGAGGATAAAGAAGCCGCACGCCGGAAATCGGTGGAAGTGATAAGCAAATTACGGGCGCAACGTCTTGAGAAGGCAGCCAGAATAGTGGAATCCGGCTGTGACGAAACGCTTTCGTACTATGATTTCCCCGTAGCCCATTGGCGGCACATAAGGACGAACAATCCGCTTGAGCGTTTGAACCGTGAAATTCGCCGCCGAACCAGAGTTGTGGGGAGCTTTCCGGATGGTCACGCCGCCCTGATGTTGGTGGCTGCCCGCCTGCGCTATATGGCAGGCCAAAAGTGGGGCACGCAACGGTATATGAACATGAACCAAGAAATATTGGCTTAA
- a CDS encoding IS1595 family transposase — protein sequence MFKNSKLSRYKVGKIIECFCIDIDATKTALLLKLNRKTANRYFLAFRTLIYHHQVSQKEKLLGVVELDESFFGPSRVRGHPGPRKRGRGTLKQPVFGIYERSGAVYTEIIPDCSAKTLQAVIRGKVSPESIIHTDGYRGYSGLVDVGYDKHFRINKSKSFSENGVHINGIEAFWSFTKRRLAKFNGVKRNFALHLKECEWRYNKTLPELIAALKLLVAKNKELMV from the coding sequence ATGTTTAAAAACAGTAAATTAAGTCGATACAAAGTTGGAAAAATTATTGAATGCTTTTGCATCGACATTGATGCCACCAAAACAGCTTTACTCCTGAAGCTCAACCGGAAGACCGCAAATAGGTATTTCTTGGCTTTCAGGACATTGATTTACCATCACCAGGTTTCCCAAAAAGAAAAACTCCTGGGTGTGGTTGAGCTTGATGAAAGCTTTTTCGGGCCATCCAGAGTCAGGGGGCACCCCGGCCCCCGCAAAAGGGGCCGGGGCACGCTTAAACAACCGGTATTCGGTATTTACGAGCGAAGTGGCGCGGTATATACAGAGATAATTCCTGATTGCTCCGCTAAAACCTTGCAAGCTGTTATCCGGGGCAAGGTATCCCCTGAAAGTATCATCCATACTGATGGATACAGAGGATATTCCGGGCTAGTTGACGTTGGGTATGACAAGCATTTTCGCATCAATAAGTCCAAGAGCTTTTCTGAAAATGGTGTCCACATCAATGGCATTGAAGCCTTCTGGAGCTTTACCAAAAGACGCCTGGCAAAATTTAATGGTGTAAAGCGCAACTTTGCACTGCACTTAAAAGAATGCGAATGGCGCTACAATAAAACTTTGCCAGAGCTCATTGCGGCCTTGAAGCTTTTAGTGGCAAAAAACAAAGAGCTGATGGTCTAG
- a CDS encoding PTS sugar transporter subunit IIB, which produces MWFRVDNRLIHGQVIEAWLPYTGAKHLVVANDELAADILRQQIIELAVPQRVLTHFIPVDDLAFTIDACGEDSFVLFGNCRDARRANDAGVIMETLNIGNLHYGPEKTQVLPHVALSAEDREDLRSMQQHLVQLDFRSVPTETVRGSHEQFI; this is translated from the coding sequence ATGTGGTTTCGCGTGGACAATCGCCTGATACACGGGCAGGTCATTGAGGCATGGCTGCCCTATACCGGTGCCAAGCATCTGGTGGTCGCCAATGATGAGCTGGCGGCAGACATACTGCGCCAGCAGATTATTGAACTCGCCGTGCCGCAGCGCGTTCTTACCCACTTCATTCCCGTGGATGATCTGGCCTTCACTATTGACGCCTGTGGCGAAGACAGTTTCGTACTTTTCGGCAACTGCCGGGACGCCCGCCGCGCCAATGACGCAGGGGTGATTATGGAAACTCTCAATATCGGCAATCTGCATTACGGTCCTGAAAAAACGCAGGTGCTCCCGCATGTGGCCCTGTCTGCCGAAGACAGGGAAGACCTGCGCTCCATGCAGCAACATCTGGTGCAACTGGATTTCCGCAGTGTGCCTACGGAAACCGTAAGGGGTTCCCATGAGCAGTTTATATGA
- a CDS encoding PTS sugar transporter subunit IIA, whose amino-acid sequence MTDESKKTQVGIIVVAHADYGSAMLRTAEFILGPQSDCSSISVDVGQEVSETVRRLNDAAQRLDKGAGVIILTDMFGGTPTNLALSLLATHKVEVVTGANLPMLLKVFSAREKSLEELAQLAGEAGSKGIVVAGNMLRNKARTKSDS is encoded by the coding sequence ATGACGGACGAAAGCAAGAAGACACAGGTGGGAATTATCGTTGTCGCGCACGCCGACTACGGCTCGGCCATGCTGCGCACCGCAGAATTCATCCTTGGCCCGCAGAGCGATTGCAGTTCTATCAGCGTGGATGTGGGCCAGGAAGTTTCCGAGACCGTGCGGCGGCTCAATGATGCGGCCCAACGACTGGACAAAGGCGCGGGCGTGATCATTCTTACCGACATGTTTGGGGGAACCCCCACCAACCTGGCCCTTTCCCTGCTGGCCACCCACAAGGTAGAAGTGGTAACCGGAGCCAACCTGCCCATGCTGCTCAAGGTGTTCAGCGCTCGCGAAAAAAGTCTTGAAGAACTCGCCCAACTGGCGGGCGAGGCCGGATCCAAGGGTATTGTGGTCGCCGGAAACATGCTGCGCAACAAGGCGCGAACCAAAAGCGACAGCTAG
- the rapZ gene encoding RNase adapter RapZ, with the protein MPPVAVCIVTGLSGAGKSTALKVFEDMGHFVVDGLPASLAPEMVDMMSRPSMSHFKGIALGMDLRQSNFLDEINEALSDLAAVNIRPMLLFMECDAQELIRRYATTRRPHPLEREGMGLEASLLSERNSLSPLREMADLVIDTSRFSIHDLRRAIQKRWSDSKSKLRAIRVNVISFGFKYGVPREADFVFDLRFLTNPYFVADLRPMCGKDKEVAQYVFEQPHAREFCVKLIDLLLFILPLMETEGRYRVTIAVGCTGGRHRSVAMAEEVTQALRQADYPVTLEHRHLELG; encoded by the coding sequence ATGCCGCCCGTAGCCGTGTGCATTGTCACCGGTCTTTCCGGAGCGGGTAAAAGCACGGCCCTCAAAGTTTTTGAAGACATGGGCCATTTTGTGGTGGACGGCCTGCCCGCGAGCCTTGCTCCCGAAATGGTGGACATGATGTCCCGCCCCTCCATGAGCCACTTCAAGGGCATCGCCCTGGGCATGGACCTGCGGCAAAGCAATTTTCTGGATGAAATCAACGAAGCCCTGTCTGACCTTGCGGCCGTGAATATACGCCCCATGCTCCTTTTTATGGAATGCGACGCGCAGGAACTTATACGCCGCTACGCCACAACCCGCCGCCCGCACCCGCTGGAGCGTGAAGGCATGGGACTTGAGGCTTCCCTGTTGTCTGAGCGCAACAGCCTGAGTCCGCTGCGCGAAATGGCTGACCTGGTTATTGATACCTCACGTTTTTCCATTCATGACCTGCGCCGCGCCATTCAGAAACGCTGGAGCGACAGTAAAAGCAAGCTGCGCGCCATCAGAGTCAATGTTATTTCCTTTGGCTTCAAATATGGCGTCCCGCGTGAGGCAGACTTTGTTTTTGATCTGCGTTTTCTCACAAATCCCTATTTTGTGGCAGATCTGCGGCCCATGTGCGGCAAAGACAAAGAGGTGGCACAATATGTTTTTGAGCAGCCCCATGCACGCGAGTTTTGCGTCAAGCTCATAGACCTGCTGCTGTTCATTCTGCCGCTGATGGAAACTGAGGGCCGCTACCGCGTTACCATTGCCGTGGGCTGCACAGGCGGCCGCCACCGCTCGGTGGCCATGGCGGAAGAAGTAACCCAGGCCCTTCGACAGGCAGACTATCCGGTAACCCTGGAACACCGGCACCTTGAACTTGGCTGA
- the hpf gene encoding ribosome hibernation-promoting factor, HPF/YfiA family yields the protein MNISFAFKNFEASDHLKKYARRRMEKLGRFFGKSAGLEVTVVLTVDKFRHRCEVTVVGEGLHINATEQTTDMYAAIDLVTDKVEAQIKRQVSRVKTQRRKARSADVDVFTYNIEAEAEAPQPVEGTDRLAAKPLHLDEALMQLDSIGSEFLVFFNAENGRINVVYRTRTSGYALIDPVL from the coding sequence ATGAATATCTCTTTTGCCTTCAAAAACTTTGAAGCCTCCGACCATCTTAAAAAATATGCCCGCCGCCGCATGGAAAAGCTGGGGCGTTTTTTCGGCAAGTCCGCCGGTCTTGAAGTTACCGTCGTGCTGACCGTAGATAAATTCCGCCACCGCTGCGAAGTAACCGTTGTGGGGGAAGGACTGCACATCAACGCCACGGAACAGACCACGGACATGTACGCCGCCATCGACCTTGTGACAGACAAGGTCGAAGCGCAGATCAAGCGTCAGGTTTCACGGGTCAAAACCCAGCGCCGCAAGGCGCGCAGCGCCGATGTCGATGTGTTCACCTACAACATCGAGGCAGAAGCCGAGGCCCCGCAACCGGTGGAAGGCACTGACCGCCTGGCGGCCAAGCCCCTGCACCTTGACGAGGCGCTCATGCAGCTTGATTCTATCGGCAGCGAATTCCTGGTCTTTTTCAACGCTGAAAACGGCCGCATCAACGTCGTATACCGCACACGCACAAGCGGCTACGCGCTGATCGACCCTGTTTTATAA
- the rpoN gene encoding RNA polymerase factor sigma-54: MALELRQQLKLAQQLVMTPQLQQAIKLLQLSRLELLETVQQELLENPFLEESHGDDAAQEHVEDRRESGAEEAYDKDLAKDADWEDYLGEFASTPRLVQPREYEAAEDISPLEARYSAKPTLEGHLLWQLRLSSLTEAQKDIGEIIIGNLSSAGYLQASIEEVAQMARAEPAEALAVLERVQMFDPIGVAARDARECLLVQIRSLKYDRDPILLELVNAHLEDLEAKRYKPLLRKFKLDMDELKEYLDIIQSLDPLPGASFGGGEPAYVSPDVFVYKMGDEFIILLNEDGLPQLQLSNLTQMNMGTASDKEKEYCTEKMRSATWLIKSLYQRQRTLYKVMESIVRHQQPFFEEGVTRLAPLILKDIADDISMHESTVSRITTNKYVATPHGIFELKFFFNSGLELDDGSQVGSESVKALIKKFIAEEDAKSPLSDERIGEMLKERLKVNIARRTVAKYRTALDIPSSSRRKEHF; this comes from the coding sequence ATGGCACTGGAACTTCGACAGCAATTAAAACTGGCTCAGCAGTTGGTGATGACCCCGCAATTACAGCAGGCCATCAAGCTGCTTCAGCTCTCGCGTCTGGAGCTTCTGGAAACCGTGCAGCAGGAACTGCTGGAAAACCCCTTTCTTGAGGAATCCCACGGAGACGACGCCGCACAGGAACACGTGGAAGACCGGCGGGAAAGCGGTGCTGAGGAAGCATACGACAAGGATCTTGCCAAGGATGCAGACTGGGAGGACTACCTTGGTGAATTCGCCAGTACTCCTCGCCTTGTGCAGCCGCGCGAGTATGAAGCCGCGGAAGACATCTCCCCCCTCGAAGCCCGCTATTCCGCCAAACCCACCCTTGAAGGGCATCTACTCTGGCAACTCCGCCTCTCTTCCCTTACCGAAGCCCAGAAAGATATAGGCGAAATCATTATCGGCAATCTTTCATCTGCGGGCTACCTGCAGGCCAGTATTGAAGAGGTTGCCCAGATGGCCCGGGCGGAACCCGCCGAGGCGCTGGCCGTGCTCGAACGTGTACAGATGTTTGATCCCATAGGCGTAGCTGCCCGCGATGCCCGCGAATGCCTGCTTGTGCAGATACGAAGCCTCAAGTATGACCGCGACCCCATTTTGCTCGAGCTTGTCAACGCGCACCTTGAAGACCTTGAAGCCAAACGCTACAAGCCCCTGCTGCGCAAGTTCAAGCTGGACATGGATGAACTGAAGGAATATCTCGACATCATCCAGAGCCTTGACCCCCTGCCCGGAGCGAGCTTCGGCGGCGGTGAACCGGCCTACGTAAGTCCGGACGTGTTCGTGTATAAAATGGGCGATGAATTTATCATCCTGCTGAACGAAGACGGCCTGCCGCAGCTCCAGCTTTCCAACCTGACACAGATGAACATGGGCACCGCTTCGGACAAGGAAAAAGAATACTGTACGGAAAAAATGCGCTCGGCCACATGGCTGATCAAGAGCCTGTACCAGCGTCAGCGCACACTGTACAAGGTGATGGAAAGCATCGTGCGGCATCAGCAGCCTTTTTTTGAAGAAGGCGTCACACGGCTGGCCCCCCTTATTCTCAAGGATATTGCCGACGACATCAGCATGCATGAATCTACCGTGAGCCGCATTACCACCAATAAATACGTGGCCACGCCGCACGGTATTTTTGAACTCAAATTTTTCTTCAACAGCGGGCTTGAGCTGGACGACGGCAGCCAGGTCGGCTCCGAAAGCGTCAAGGCGCTCATTAAAAAATTCATTGCCGAAGAAGACGCCAAATCGCCGCTCAGTGACGAGCGCATAGGCGAAATGCTCAAGGAACGCCTCAAGGTCAATATTGCCCGGCGAACTGTGGCTAAATACCGTACCGCCCTTGACATCCCCTCATCCTCCAGGCGCAAGGAGCATTTCTGA